In Jejubacter calystegiae, the following are encoded in one genomic region:
- a CDS encoding purine-cytosine permease family protein yields the protein MQARKAFIENKSIDYVPAAERHGHPRSLFTLWFCTNIAPLAVVTGAAATLTFHLNVLSAITAIVAGHLFGGLFLGLTSAQGPRAGIPQMVQSRAQFGRYGSLLVIAFASVIYLGFFISNITLSGRVIHNVLPSIGITSATLCGAAAATFIGAVGYHFIHRLNRIGAWVMGAALLAGLAMIYSHPLPADFWARGSFTLSGWFATFCLGAVWQISFSPYTSDYSRYLPEDCGVLKPFLYTWLGACCGTILAFLFGMSAVSVTGGSDAMDAVRQATGWLGPLLMVLFLLNIICHNAMNLYGAVLSLITAVQTFVPDWRPSARGRLLCSAVVLVGSVLVALAASSNFVNLFLNLILALISVLVPWAMINLIDFYLIHGQRYDVESIFRADGGRYGRVNRKALGIYAFGILVQLPFMKNAFFSGPYAGLVPGTDISWIISMAAIAIAWPLFNGRAELWWTRAQRE from the coding sequence ATGCAAGCCCGGAAAGCGTTTATTGAAAATAAGTCTATCGACTATGTGCCCGCCGCCGAGCGGCACGGTCACCCCCGCAGCCTGTTTACACTCTGGTTCTGCACCAATATTGCGCCGCTGGCGGTGGTGACCGGCGCCGCCGCCACGCTGACGTTTCACCTTAACGTGTTGTCGGCGATAACGGCTATCGTGGCGGGTCATCTGTTCGGCGGTCTGTTTCTGGGGCTCACTTCCGCTCAGGGTCCCCGTGCCGGGATACCGCAGATGGTTCAGAGCCGGGCCCAGTTTGGGCGCTATGGGTCGCTGCTGGTGATTGCGTTTGCCTCGGTCATCTACCTGGGCTTTTTTATCTCGAATATCACGCTTTCCGGCCGGGTGATCCATAACGTACTGCCGTCGATCGGTATTACCAGCGCCACGCTGTGCGGCGCCGCGGCCGCTACCTTTATAGGCGCGGTCGGGTATCACTTTATTCACCGTCTTAACCGCATTGGCGCCTGGGTGATGGGAGCGGCGCTGCTGGCGGGGCTGGCGATGATCTACAGCCATCCGCTGCCCGCGGATTTCTGGGCGCGCGGCAGTTTTACGCTTTCCGGCTGGTTCGCCACCTTCTGTCTGGGGGCGGTATGGCAGATTAGCTTCTCGCCTTATACCTCTGACTATTCGCGCTATCTGCCGGAAGATTGCGGGGTACTGAAACCGTTTTTGTATACCTGGCTCGGCGCCTGCTGCGGCACTATCCTGGCGTTTCTGTTCGGCATGTCGGCGGTCAGCGTCACCGGCGGCAGCGACGCCATGGACGCGGTGCGCCAGGCCACCGGCTGGCTGGGTCCGCTGCTGATGGTACTGTTTCTGCTGAATATCATCTGTCATAACGCCATGAATCTCTACGGTGCGGTACTGTCGCTGATCACCGCGGTACAGACCTTTGTGCCGGACTGGCGGCCATCGGCCCGCGGGCGGCTGCTGTGCTCCGCGGTGGTGCTGGTGGGCTCGGTACTGGTGGCGCTGGCGGCCTCATCCAACTTTGTGAACCTGTTCCTGAACCTGATTCTGGCGCTGATCTCGGTGCTGGTGCCCTGGGCGATGATCAATCTGATCGACTTCTATCTGATCCACGGTCAGCGCTACGATGTGGAATCGATCTTCCGGGCCGACGGCGGTCGCTATGGGCGGGTAAACCGTAAGGCGCTGGGCATTTACGCCTTCGGTATCCTGGTGCAGTTGCCCTTTATGAAGAACGCCTTTTTCTCTGGCCCTTATGCCGGACTGGTGCCGGGCACCGATATTTCGTGGATTATCAGTATGGCGGCCATTGCGATCGCCTGGCCGCTGTTTAACGGTCGCGCCGAACTGTGGTGGACCCGGGCGCAGCGGGAATAA
- a CDS encoding aldehyde dehydrogenase, protein METFKLYIDGRFEAGAARFLSRNPATGEPWAEMPEARGDEVNRAVMAAQRAFNDPAWRGLTAGGRGKLLLRLADLLEANADELARLETLDTGKIIRETRAQIAYIAEYYRYYAGLADKIEGRVLAIDKPDMESWIRREPVGAVAAIVPWNSQLFLSAVKLGPALAAGCTVVLKASEEAPAPLLAFARVIDQAGFPPGVVNVITGFAAECGALLSAHPAVDHIAFTGGPETARHIVRNSAENLARTSLELGGKSPFIVFDDANLESAANAQVAGIFAASGQSCVAGSRLLVAESIKERFLALLTRKAEAIRIGAPEDPETQFGPLCTARQKQRIEEVVGKSLEQGARLVTGHYALEQGGHYYPPTILDCDGHPDAACLRTELFGPVLSVQSFRDEAEAIRLANDSAYGLAAGVFTRDLARAHRVTGVLRAGVVWLNTYRAISPMAPFGGYGESGSGREGGISAALEYTTTRTVWLRTSDEPIDDPFVMR, encoded by the coding sequence ATGGAAACCTTCAAACTCTATATCGATGGCCGCTTTGAAGCGGGAGCGGCGCGCTTCCTCTCTCGTAATCCGGCCACCGGAGAACCCTGGGCCGAAATGCCGGAAGCGCGCGGCGACGAGGTGAATCGCGCCGTCATGGCCGCGCAGCGCGCCTTCAACGATCCGGCCTGGCGCGGGTTGACTGCGGGCGGGCGCGGCAAACTGCTGCTGCGGCTGGCCGATCTACTGGAAGCCAACGCCGACGAACTGGCGCGTCTGGAAACCCTGGATACCGGCAAGATCATTCGCGAAACCCGCGCTCAGATTGCCTATATCGCCGAATATTACCGCTACTACGCGGGGTTGGCGGATAAGATCGAAGGCCGGGTGCTGGCTATCGACAAACCGGATATGGAAAGCTGGATCCGCCGCGAGCCGGTGGGGGCGGTCGCCGCGATTGTCCCCTGGAACAGTCAGCTATTTCTGTCGGCAGTCAAACTGGGACCGGCGCTGGCTGCGGGCTGTACCGTGGTGCTGAAGGCATCGGAAGAAGCGCCCGCTCCGCTGCTGGCCTTTGCCCGGGTTATTGACCAGGCCGGTTTTCCGCCCGGCGTGGTCAATGTGATCACCGGCTTTGCCGCTGAGTGCGGTGCGCTGCTGAGCGCCCATCCGGCGGTGGACCACATCGCCTTTACCGGCGGGCCGGAGACCGCGCGCCATATCGTGCGCAACAGCGCAGAGAACCTGGCGCGCACCTCGCTGGAGCTGGGGGGCAAGTCGCCATTTATCGTGTTCGACGACGCGAATCTGGAAAGCGCCGCCAACGCGCAGGTGGCCGGTATTTTTGCTGCCTCCGGCCAGAGCTGCGTGGCGGGGTCGCGCCTGCTGGTGGCGGAAAGTATTAAGGAGCGCTTCCTGGCGCTGCTGACCCGTAAGGCAGAAGCCATCCGCATTGGCGCCCCGGAAGATCCCGAAACCCAGTTCGGGCCGCTGTGTACCGCCCGTCAGAAACAGCGGATTGAAGAGGTGGTCGGCAAGTCTCTGGAACAGGGAGCACGGCTGGTGACCGGTCATTATGCGCTGGAGCAGGGCGGTCACTACTATCCGCCGACCATCCTGGATTGCGATGGACATCCCGATGCGGCCTGCCTGCGCACCGAACTGTTCGGACCGGTGCTGTCGGTACAGTCGTTCCGGGACGAAGCCGAAGCGATACGGCTGGCCAACGACAGCGCCTATGGCCTGGCCGCAGGCGTCTTTACCCGGGATCTGGCCCGGGCCCACCGGGTGACCGGGGTGTTGCGGGCCGGTGTGGTCTGGCTGAATACCTACCGGGCTATCTCGCCCATGGCGCCGTTCGGCGGCTATGGCGAATCCGGCTCCGGGCGGGAAGGGGGCATCAGCGCCGCGCTGGAGTACACCACCACCCGCACCGTGTGGCTACGCACCAGCGATGAGCCCATCGACGATCCCTTTGTGATGCGTTAA
- a CDS encoding LLM class flavin-dependent oxidoreductase: MKLSLFVHMERTSAETPQRQLYDEMIELCEMADKGGMHAVWTGEHHAMNFTIAPNPFINLADLARRTSRVRLGTGTIVAPFNHPIRLAGEAAMTDIVTDGRLELGIARGAYMYEYERMLPGLTAWDAGQRMRELIPAVKKLWEGDYAHDGEFWSFPSSTSAPLPQQQPHPPIWVAARDPNSHEFAVKNGCNVQVTPLSQGEEEIERLVSCFKEARAQFAPEQPLKIMLLQHGYVAEDEADAQQAARELNRFYNYFGAWFKNERPVSQGLIEPLSDEEIAANAFFTPEMMRNNLAIGTPNEVITRLKHYKDLGYDEFAFWIDSGMSFGRKKASLKRFIHSVLPEFH; the protein is encoded by the coding sequence ATGAAACTGTCTTTATTTGTCCATATGGAGCGCACCTCTGCCGAAACGCCGCAGCGTCAGCTCTATGACGAAATGATTGAGCTGTGCGAGATGGCGGATAAAGGGGGCATGCACGCGGTATGGACCGGTGAACACCATGCGATGAACTTCACCATCGCCCCCAATCCTTTTATCAACCTGGCGGATCTGGCGCGCCGCACCTCCCGGGTACGACTGGGCACCGGCACCATAGTGGCGCCGTTCAACCATCCGATCCGCCTGGCGGGCGAGGCGGCGATGACCGATATCGTCACCGACGGGCGGCTGGAACTGGGTATCGCCCGCGGTGCTTATATGTATGAATACGAGCGCATGCTGCCAGGGCTGACCGCCTGGGACGCCGGGCAGCGGATGCGCGAACTGATTCCGGCGGTGAAAAAGCTGTGGGAAGGCGATTACGCCCACGACGGTGAATTCTGGTCGTTCCCTTCCAGCACTTCAGCACCGTTACCTCAGCAGCAGCCTCATCCGCCCATCTGGGTGGCGGCCAGGGACCCAAACAGCCATGAGTTTGCGGTGAAAAACGGCTGTAACGTGCAGGTCACACCGCTCAGCCAGGGTGAGGAGGAGATAGAACGCCTGGTCAGTTGCTTTAAAGAGGCCAGGGCGCAGTTCGCCCCGGAGCAACCCCTGAAAATCATGCTGTTACAGCACGGTTACGTGGCGGAAGATGAAGCGGATGCCCAACAGGCGGCCCGGGAGCTTAACCGCTTCTATAACTACTTCGGCGCCTGGTTTAAGAATGAACGCCCGGTTAGCCAGGGGCTGATTGAGCCGCTGAGCGACGAAGAGATCGCCGCCAATGCCTTCTTCACGCCGGAGATGATGCGTAATAACCTGGCCATCGGTACGCCGAACGAGGTCATTACCCGTCTGAAGCACTACAAGGATCTGGGCTACGACGAGTTCGCTTTCTGGATCGACAGCGGCATGTCGTTCGGGCGCAAAAAAGCGTCGCTGAAACGCTTTATCCATTCGGTATTACCGGAATTCCACTAA
- a CDS encoding flavin reductase family protein — MDADKRRQLRDAFGAFMTGVTVVTTVNKAQQPIGFTANSFSSVSLDPPLLLVSIDNRSANLSHFAEGERFAINILSEQQKEVSGRFARPGEDRFAATAWRRGEHGTPLIDGCSAWFECARWQTISAGDHQILIGEVLAFDSCGTAGLGYYRGAYFTPAQNAENLAAGPEVVVSALIEASGQAVMVKQQDGRYRLPSRSVAGGSVGESLEALLKELDVPANPGLVYSVYNDRQRNQQHIVLHCALPVGSTLNPPAQPGCEWVALPVIPDLPVQDFALKSLLNRFVRESAMGNYGLYYGDEQRGSIKQFAV; from the coding sequence ATGGACGCGGATAAGCGCAGACAACTACGCGATGCCTTCGGCGCCTTTATGACCGGGGTGACGGTGGTCACTACCGTTAATAAAGCGCAGCAGCCCATTGGTTTTACGGCTAACTCATTTTCATCGGTTTCTCTCGATCCGCCGCTGCTGCTGGTGAGCATCGATAATCGTTCGGCCAACCTGAGCCATTTCGCCGAAGGTGAACGCTTCGCTATCAATATTCTTTCCGAGCAGCAGAAAGAGGTGTCGGGCCGCTTCGCCCGCCCGGGCGAAGACCGTTTCGCCGCCACGGCGTGGCGCAGGGGGGAGCACGGCACGCCGCTTATCGACGGCTGTTCGGCCTGGTTTGAGTGCGCCCGCTGGCAGACCATCAGCGCTGGCGATCACCAGATCCTGATTGGCGAGGTACTGGCCTTCGATTCCTGCGGTACGGCAGGGCTGGGCTACTATCGCGGCGCTTACTTCACACCGGCGCAAAACGCTGAAAACCTGGCGGCAGGTCCGGAAGTGGTGGTCAGCGCGCTGATTGAAGCCAGCGGCCAGGCCGTGATGGTGAAGCAGCAGGATGGCCGCTACCGTCTGCCGTCGCGATCTGTGGCGGGGGGCAGCGTGGGTGAAAGCCTGGAAGCGCTGCTGAAAGAGCTGGATGTTCCGGCGAATCCAGGGCTGGTCTACTCGGTCTATAACGATCGCCAGCGCAACCAGCAGCATATCGTCCTGCACTGCGCGTTGCCGGTAGGGTCAACGCTGAACCCGCCCGCACAGCCGGGCTGTGAGTGGGTGGCGCTGCCGGTGATTCCGGATCTGCCGGTTCAGGATTTTGCCCTGAAATCACTGCTCAACCGCTTTGTGCGCGAGAGCGCCATGGGCAACTACGGACTCTATTACGGCGACGAGCAGCGCGGGTCCATTAAGCAATTTGCTGTCTGA
- a CDS encoding alpha/beta fold hydrolase gives MIRKTLRLSEPNLRVGYLEAGQGAPLVLIHGVGMNADAWYPQLEALSRRYRVIALDMPGHGESEGFHQTPALEDYVHWAGAAIRSLVQGPCAVAGHSMGALIAAGLAIEYPQWISHAIVISGVFRRDPAARKAVLSRALELANGGGQTDAPLARWFSDAPREQVLRRQVGEWLHQVDRQGYARAYQAFADGDSTYAGRWGEIGCPVLVMTGEYDANSSPAMAHQMAQATPGARAVIVKNARHMLSLTDPQPVNDEILTFLGAPHQSGRAGQQHEGVTDGRG, from the coding sequence ATGATCCGAAAAACCCTGCGGCTGTCTGAGCCGAATCTGCGCGTCGGCTACCTGGAAGCGGGCCAGGGCGCGCCGCTGGTGCTGATTCACGGCGTGGGTATGAATGCCGATGCCTGGTATCCGCAGCTCGAAGCCCTGAGTCGCCGCTACCGGGTGATTGCGCTGGATATGCCCGGCCATGGCGAAAGCGAAGGTTTCCACCAGACGCCCGCGCTTGAGGATTATGTCCACTGGGCCGGCGCCGCCATTCGCAGCCTGGTACAGGGGCCCTGTGCCGTGGCGGGCCACTCCATGGGGGCGCTGATCGCCGCCGGGCTGGCCATTGAATATCCGCAGTGGATTAGCCATGCGATTGTTATCAGCGGCGTATTTCGTCGCGATCCGGCGGCCCGCAAGGCGGTACTTTCCCGGGCGCTGGAGCTGGCTAACGGCGGAGGCCAGACCGATGCGCCGCTGGCGCGCTGGTTTAGCGATGCCCCACGGGAGCAGGTGCTGCGCCGCCAGGTCGGCGAATGGCTGCACCAGGTCGACAGACAGGGCTATGCCCGGGCCTATCAGGCCTTTGCCGACGGCGACAGCACTTATGCCGGGCGCTGGGGCGAGATCGGCTGCCCGGTACTGGTGATGACCGGCGAGTACGACGCCAACTCCAGCCCGGCCATGGCGCACCAGATGGCGCAGGCCACCCCCGGCGCCCGGGCCGTGATTGTGAAAAACGCCCGTCATATGCTGAGCCTGACCGATCCTCAGCCGGTGAATGACGAGATTCTGACTTTTCTTGGCGCGCCACATCAGAGCGGGCGTGCCGGACAACAGCATGAAGGAGTGACAGATGGACGCGGATAA